From the genome of Denticeps clupeoides chromosome 17, fDenClu1.1, whole genome shotgun sequence:
TGGAAACGGCTGTAATGATGCAACAATAAGTCTACAGTCCCAATTGAATTCTGTGTCCCTGTTAACCCAAGTtaacccactgctcaccaagggtgatggttaaaagcagaggacacgcttGAATGTGTGCTGTGTACTATGCTGTTCATCACAATGATGAAAGAAAAATCACTTTCAAGGAGTAAAGAAGCATTAAAAGCAATAAATTCACAACAGTACAGTATCAGCAGATGAGGATTATGTAATCATTTCAAACTCTTTATTACCATTGCTTTCTATATATTACAAGTGTGCCACGTCTAGACGGGTAAACAACGCAAGTAAGTGGGACTATTAGCACGATGGACATGTCCAGGGCTGTGACAGTCTTACTTCTCGATCTCCAGGGCCGCGACCTTCCTCTTCTCGTACAGTTTGTCGTTGAGCGCCCGCACGATGTTCGGCGTCAGCGGGGAGAAATCCTTCTCCGTGTTCATCCTTGCCAGGCTACTGGATAAAAATGGTGCCCCGGGCTGTAAAAGCGGTCGCCGCCGCGTAAAAAGAACGACGTTTATGCCCCAAAGTCTACCCCTCGCTGCGGTGCAGAGGACGACAGCAGTAAAGAGCTGCTcgctataataataataataataataatacacacgAAACGCGTGACAAATAGCCGACACGTCACGTGGCCGCGGTAATAAAACGGGATATTAAACAAACACGTTGtaaacgataaaaaaaaaaaacacgggagAGGAAGAGCCGCTGCTGTGACACGACTAGCCGACCTGACGGCAGGAAAACCCCGCGACGGGGGCGCGTATCCGAGCGTCGGGGGACGTCGTATTAAAAGCCGCCACCCCCTTGTCCCCGCGGGGAAGGCGACAGGCAGAGAGCGGGCGGACGGGTGGGCTGCGACGAGGTACAGTGCGGAGGGACCGTGCGGGGTAACTCGTGTAGCCGCGCTCGGCCCCGCGTCACGTGACTGCCTCGCCAGGCCCGTCGGTCGAGCGCAGAGCGCTTCATCGACGCTCGACTGCCGCTGCCTTCCCGCCGAAACGACCCACGTTTCCTCAGACCTGGCTACGTcagccaacatttacatttgcggcaggTCGCAATATAGTCCTTGAAGATGGAACGGGATGGTTCCACCACCGAGGAGCCAGGACTCTGCACTTTACATAGATATCCCTTTGTGTTCTGttacatttcatttgcaaacTTTTCAATTgtcttacatttatattaaaactTGCACTTAAACATGGGTGTGATGCTGCATTTGTAATTACTGTTTTCCATGCCGTCCACTTGCATCATTCCAGAAATGATGCaaagcttttttccccctgaaaaaaaaaactagtcaTGTGACAGTGCAAGCGGCCTGACTTGAGTGCATGAGCAAGGCGcagtgcccacacactgctccccgggcgcctgtcctggctgccccactgctcaccaagggtgatggttaaaagcagaggagcaTCGCTTCACATCCAGACCCTCAGAGACCCGCTGGATGTGAAGCACGAGGAAGTAGACCTCATACAGTTCTTAGCACGTCGATAGCGCATTTCTGTAACGCTTGCGGTGTAATGTCACAAGGATTCTTAATTAGTGAGGAACCTAGCGAGCTGGTAGCGTCGTAGCTCGATTACGGGAATGCATTATCAACTATATCAATTATATTATTAGGGTCCAGCAGGTCTCAGGTCGGGCCACTTGCATTGTCACAttatcagtttttctttttttttccttcgtcctccccgtttttttttcacctcgaTGACTCAAGaatcagaaaataaaagtaatgTTTACTTCCCTTTATGATCACTAGAGGGCACTGTAGTCCTATAAAGTTCGACGTGAGCCTGTGAAAATAATTATGCATTTGAGTCGCAACATGTAGAATCCAGCAGTCCTGATTTAATATGTCACCCTCACCTGCCATCTGAATGTGTGGTATAAATAATGTAACCACGAGCTTACTTATGGTAATTAAAACTCCCGATTATTACCGCCACTGTCCGTATAAAGTCGTCCTCTAAGCGCTGCATTAGAAAAGTTGCACTGGAAGCCCCGTGCCGGCCAGGCCTGAGGGACAGAGCGATGGAACGATGGCATCGTTTCGAACTGTCACGTCTGCGTGAAAACCCCGGACGGGCATCATGGCCGCGGCCGCAGGTGATGCGCATCATCCCCCGTCTGGCCCACGGCTATTTAATGCCTGGTGGGACGCCGGGTGAGACTCGTGGTGGACTCTCTGGTCGAGCGGCGGTTCGAGGCATCGTTACGATGAGCCTTCTTTACGTCGGGAAGGTGTACAGTCGACCAAATGTGTttcagggttaaaaaaaaaaaaattcacgaTAATCCAACACGTTTCATGTCTGCTCGCAGGTGTTTTGCTGTTTCGTCCTTCTCCTCTGCCTCTTCGACGGTGGCGTTGTCGGTGAGCGTAGCACTTTTTGTGGCGCGGGGTTCGAGGGTCGCGCATTATTAATGTGTCGTCTGCGTTTAGGGCAATGTGACGTCACGCGCTGCACTGATCCCAATCGCTGCGTCCTGGCCTATAATAAGATCACCTGCAAATGTGTGACCGGCTACTACGGCGACCTGTGCGACAAAGGTAGTCACCATGCAAATTAGTCGTCGACCCGTGGCccttcacttctgacttttggtCTCtcgttggttttttttttttttttttttgtcccaagCTGTGAAGATGAATGTCGTGTGCGGGAAAGACTTCATTACCATCATGGTCCAAGATGATTTCTTCAAGTATCACAACATAGGGGTGGAATCTCTTCATTTGCAGAACGAATCGTGCCGAGCGCAACAAGAGGTGATCGGCAACGTCTCGTACTACTTAGTACGGACCTACAAAGACCAGTATGTGGCCTGTGGTGGGAACCCGCTCGAGGTGACCGGATTATTAGTTGATGTTCGCGGTTTCCACAGTTGATCGACTTCTTGgggttttttatttctctcctccCCTTGTTCACCACGGTCTCGCAGGCAAACATCACACACGTTTCCTATTCCTTAACGCTGATGTCGGACCCGCAGGGCTATCAGAACATCGTTCGCGAGCCGGTGGTGAAGATTTCCTACTCTTGCGTCTACCCGTATGTCCGCAGCGTCAGCCTCCCTTTTCCGATCATCCCAGCCTCCAGGTAGAAACGTTCCTCAACATGTTCATGTTGCAAGGTCCGCCGTCTGTGCCGCGCCTTTTAGAAATTAAGAGTGTTTTCAATTAAAAGCGAGACGTTCATGCGGGTCGAGGACCTGGATGCGAAGGTCGAGATGAGCCTCTTCAAAGATGCCACGTATTCCGAGGCCTTCAGCTCCTTTCCCACGTTCCAGCTGAACGACAAGGTGTACGTACAGGTCAGCGTCACCCAGCCCGAGGACATCTTTTCCCTGATTGTGAAAGACTGTTGGGGCTCCCAGTCTGCCGAGCACAACCAGACCGCAGGCCTCATGTATTCCCTGCTGGAGGAGGGGTGAgctgtggttttaatacaggGGGGGGGGCTCCTGGAACCCCAGGTTTAACCCGACCGCTTTCTTCGCCCCTCATGCAGCTGCGTGAGTGACCACACTGTCATGTTCTTGAACGAGACCGGGGAAGACGAGCAGGTCAACGGCAGAAATTCCACCGTTCGCTACTCCTTTGACATGTTCCGGTTTGTGACCGAGCCGTACGACCTTTACCTCCACTGCAACGTGTTCCTGTGCACGCCGGATGATGCTGAATTATGCATTCCTGTAAGGTTTATGTATATATTCAAATATGCTGCTACTCTCCTTTTGTTAATCATATTTTAagtgttcctgtttttttaaatgcttgagAAGGGAATACTTACGCAGTTTCGTTCACCGCTTTCCAGAAGTGCAGTGGCATCACAAAGCGGGAGGCTGGTGAGCCCACACAAGGCCTTCTGTCCTACGGACCAATCAGAATAGAtgaaccagccaatcacaaatcCAGTGAGTGTGAATCAAACACTGTATaaagtgttgtgtgttttttttttttttttttttttttaaaaacagaaaagggaAATTTATATTAATCAAGTGggacactgctcaccaaggctgatttGGTTAAGTGCAGAAGACACGTTTCCTTgtcagtgtttcataatgacaatcactttcacttgtttctttatttttatcttttctttttccgcCCCCTCTTGCACTACAGATGGAATCATGGTTTTGCTGCTTCCAGTGGGCACAGTTTGGGTCCTGggcatttttctgctcatcCTCATCTCCATGGCAAAGGCTGGCAACCGGCGGCAGTCCTTCCCTTTTCAAAATAGAGACTGAAATAAAATCTGCATATTTGGTTTTTATGACTTATTTCTTCCCTCTTTCTTTCACAACActccggtgtgtgtgtatatatatatattgcacaaTCCCAACATGCTTTTACCAAGTAAAGCACCATGTAGATGGTCAAAATATGCACCCACACACCccagaatttatttttaaaaacagctcGAGGGGACTTTACATGTCGCGTGTGTTCCCCTCGGCAGCCTGTTTGCAGAGGACTGGCTGAGATCTGAGTTCGTCAGGGCGGGTGGAGCCAAAAAGTCCCTCCGGAGGAATCGTGGCcgggcggctgctgctgctgctgctgctggacaagtttttttttttttttttatttttcctctttgCAGGGATTCAGCGTTTTGTTCGCATTCGCGATCGCGACTCGAAACTTCCACGAAGTTTTGGACCGCGCTCCGCCGCTTCCCATTAATGAGCGACCGTGCGCGTCCCCGTCCTGCCTCCGTCGGGCGCGCACCCGCCAACTTTCCGCGCGTCACGGGGCCGCTCGGCAGGCGGCCCGACCTTCGGCCCTGATCCGCGGGCCGGCGAGGAGTCGGGGGGGAAGATGCCACCCGGATGGAGCCCCTCGGCCGCCGCTTCGAGGCTGGCCGGGACCGCGGCGTCGCTggcggcgctgctgctgctgctgacgtcGCTGCGGGTCGCGGTTCGCGGCGCGGCCGCCGAGGAGGAGCCCTTCCACGCAGAGGTGACCAGGCTGCGCCGCCTCGTTATTGATCCGTCCCGGTTTGGCTGAAAATGCGATATTTACTGATGCTCATTTCCCCCCTGCACAGTTACTTTAGATAGAAATGGAAAtatgagcaaaataaaaaaaagaatatatagaAAATGTTTTGTGTGGCTTAAAGGATAAATAAACTTTATTAGTTGTTAACAGGTAACGGAGTGAAATGAGCTGTAAATGCGGTCAGTGCCCGATCTTTGCCGGCTGCTCAGGTCTCCGTCCTGCTCCGTATGTGCCGAACAGTTCGATTCGGGCGGGATTTGAACATTTATGGTGCAAAATGTTAAGCTATTAAATGTAGGTTCTTCGGGTTGCAACATCTGACACAATGTGCCTTACAAATTTG
Proteins encoded in this window:
- the zpd gene encoding zona pellucida glycoprotein d isoform X2; protein product: MERWHRFELSRLRENPGRASWPRPQVMRIIPRLAHGYLMPGGTPGETRGGLSGRAAVRGIVTMSLLYVGKVFCCFVLLLCLFDGGVVGQCDVTRCTDPNRCVLAYNKITCKCVTGYYGDLCDKAVKMNVVCGKDFITIMVQDDFFKYHNIGVESLHLQNESCRAQQEVIGNVSYYLVRTYKDQYVACGGNPLEANITHVSYSLTLMSDPQGYQNIVREPVVKISYSCVYPYVRSVSLPFPIIPASSETFMRVEDLDAKVEMSLFKDATYSEAFSSFPTFQLNDKVYVQVSVTQPEDIFSLIVKDCWGSQSAEHNQTAGLMYSLLEEGCVSDHTVMFLNETGEDEQVNGRNSTVRYSFDMFRFVTEPYDLYLHCNVFLCTPDDAELCIPKCSGITKREAGEPTQGLLSYGPIRIDEPANHKSNGIMVLLLPVGTVWVLGIFLLILISMAKAGNRRQSFPFQNRD
- the zpd gene encoding zona pellucida glycoprotein d isoform X1, which gives rise to MERWHRFELSRLRENPGRASWPRPQVMRIIPRLAHGYLMPGGTPGETRGGLSGRAAVRGIVTMSLLYVGKVFCCFVLLLCLFDGGVVGERSTFCGAGFEGRALLMCRLRLGQCDVTRCTDPNRCVLAYNKITCKCVTGYYGDLCDKAVKMNVVCGKDFITIMVQDDFFKYHNIGVESLHLQNESCRAQQEVIGNVSYYLVRTYKDQYVACGGNPLEANITHVSYSLTLMSDPQGYQNIVREPVVKISYSCVYPYVRSVSLPFPIIPASSETFMRVEDLDAKVEMSLFKDATYSEAFSSFPTFQLNDKVYVQVSVTQPEDIFSLIVKDCWGSQSAEHNQTAGLMYSLLEEGCVSDHTVMFLNETGEDEQVNGRNSTVRYSFDMFRFVTEPYDLYLHCNVFLCTPDDAELCIPKCSGITKREAGEPTQGLLSYGPIRIDEPANHKSNGIMVLLLPVGTVWVLGIFLLILISMAKAGNRRQSFPFQNRD